The DNA window ATAGCACAGCCTGAGGCAGGAGTAGCTCCAATAAATTTGGCCTTTTGGGGGAGTTCCACCAGAGGAAATTTCCAGGAGTATGTGCTGCATTTGATTGCACTGTGGCTGCACACCTCTGACTTCAGCAAACAACAGTCTAGCAGCAGTTTTGGAAGAGATGGGCACAATGGCTATGTCTGAGCTGTGCAAGCCAAATCCTATCTGGAAAAAAGAAGCTGCCTTATGTTGATGCGTATATCAGAATTTGGGAATGCACACCTATGAAgtttaattctttaaaatttgtttattctttaaaaattttgctattaaaaatttgattttattaataCTGATTCATTTTAGAAGCAAAGCAGATGTAGAACATTAGGTTCCAAAAcccaaattttaatttcaggagGGATGCATGACTGTCTGGTGTTTGGAAGAGACACATGAGCCAAGGGAACACTCTCCTGCCACGCCAGCTCTCCCACAGGCTCCCTGTAATGCCTTTACAGCACATTTGACTTGCTCTGACAACTGACCTGCACTAGAGAAGTGCTTAGAGATCTTCAAATGAGGAAATGTTCATAACTAAAAAGCTTTTACTGTAATGAAGCCCCTTCAAAGAGGCTCTGCATGTCACAGCTGATCTCTAGTGTAGATATAATCTCACTGAATGTTGTGGAGTGTATTTTCATTCCTCTTCTgcatacataatatataattttctgaGTAAAACAAACATCTGTGTGCAGTTGTGGAGATGAGATTTTATGCTAGTTATGGTGAATGACCTTCAGTTTTTGTTTTTGCCCAGGATTCattcaaaatataaacaaagtTACAATGCAGCCTCCCACTTTGaccttttaaattttacttttaaaaatagaggTTATCTTTTATGCTGCAAATTATGCCTTTATCTCTTATAATCCCATAAGTCAGATATCACAGTCCCACTTCAATTATGCTAAACTCTTATGTTAATTTTAAATCATGTAACTTAATTCCTGGCAAAGCAGGCTGGTGATTTTCAAAATGTGGTTAATGAAGCAAAGTACAATCTAGATTCTGCTACTGAGATCATCTGAATCCCTTAGGTCGCTGAACATGACTGTGGAGAGGCTCTTCTTTACAAAAGTCTCAGTTAGATTTtcaaaaaatgaatttttaagtGCAGTTAGGGGCTATGAAATTTGAAGTTGAGCATACAAAGAAGTTAAATTACTTTCACTAGAGCCATAGAACAACAGTGCAGCTAAAACAATTACACTTCTGTGCGCATACATGCTTTAAAGACCTTAACTGGTGTCCTCCCCTGTTAAATCACAAATGCAAATCATATCAGATTTTCAAGATGATAGTCTGGGGACCTGATGTCCATGTCCATGGATGTATGCAAATCAATGTCATTTTCCCTATCATTTGCAGAAACCAAATATTTGCTGATAATTTCTTTCAACCCCCTCCTTGACTCAAACAATAGCTTTATCTAAGACCCACTAGTAGAAGAAATCTTATGAGAATGTGTAGCTTTTCAATGCAATTAAGCTGCCCCCCCAAATCTCTGTCATTCTCTGATCTGATGGGCAGAAAGTTTGCCACTAAAATGAACTCAGTGTGAAGCTCAAGTTCTTCAGAGACTTTGTCATTTACtaacattaatttatttctctgaatTAAAGTATTCATACCAAACTCATCTATAAATTGGCCTCCATTCTTTATTAGCATGTTGCACTTTTTTCCTCGTGTGCTTTTTTGAAAATACTAGTACCATTAGTGtgacttttttttgtgtgtaaatTATCAGTTAATTAACACATATCCACAACAGAGAAGACAAAGCAAATATATAGACACCCAAAGGTTGGTGgacattaattttttatttaaatttactATATTCATTGGTCTTCCTGTAAGGCAAGAGAGATTCACTCAGGATTTGAGGTTGAATCCAATACTTACAAGAGCAGAGAATCTAGAGGTCAAACCAAGGTCAAATCCAAGGCAGTTTTCACATGACTTAGAAGgttaaacaaaatcaaaactttCAGGAGGTCTTCTTTAATTGTCTTGGATGGGGTGGAGCTCAGAGGAAAACCAGGAGGGATTTCTGACAGGGAAGGTGGGAGTTGAGCACCATCCTGTGTTAAAAGGGGGAGATTTTTGTTCACCTGAGGAGAAGCATGTGAGGGGGAAGTTCAGTTGCCAGATATCCTCTCCCAAACACTTCTGGGTTTTAACACCTGCGGGTCCACCCATGCACAGCTCACACAAGCAACAATGTGTGTGTTCACCCGTCCAAGGCATCCTTGTAACTTCTCCCTGGTGCTCAGCAAATGCATCTCCCCACACCTCATGTTGATGGATGGCTTTTTGCTTCTCCTCTTTGCTTCATGTTCCCTTGGAACAGCATGGTTTAAGCTATGGGTGCTGCTAGCCACAGACATCACAAGCCCTGGCTTGGGCTGCCCAGTGTGCTTTTACCTTTTCCCCTTGGAATGGCCTGTCCTGCCACAAGGAGAGATGTGCAGAGCCTGTTTGATTATACTCTGACACCATGGAGACTGGAGgaggcttttttccctcttctgagGAGAAAACTGAGGGAGAATCAAGCAGTGAGGGTACCTAGGAAATGATCTGGCCTTTCAGTTAAGACCCACAATTACTCCTGTGGAAGGACTGAATCTGTACATCATACTTTGCCTGAGATGAAGGAAAAGACAACAATAACAGCAGTAGCTGTGACCAGTGATTGGGAACAGAGAAAaaggatattttatttttagtactTTCCCATCAGGCTGTTTCCTCACCCTACAACTTGCTATATCAAGGCACTGGAGCAAGATGCACCAAACCATTTCAGAAAGAAAGGCATAGGGGACAACTTTATTTTGGAAGGGCATAGAAATTTTTCCCTATCCATTTTAGAGATTTGGTCTACTTGGCAGTGTTAGGTTAAttgttggactcaatgatcctagAGGCCTTTTTCAATGGTTCCATGATCCTATGATTTTCCAGAggtttctcctcctcctgtgaCACCCTGGCCCATCCACTGTGCAAGAGAGGTTGCAGGAACAACCTGTCAGGCAGCACTtgtgggaggagagggaagagaagggtagAAGGTATCTATTCAAACCAGGACTGTGGGATTCTGGACACATCTTCCTCTAGGACAAATCACCAATACACATTACACCACATAAAACTGCACCATGCACCCATTCTTTGGGCTTGGTGACCACTTGCAAGGCAGGCAGGACAGCAAAACACTGGTGACTCCAGGAAGCTCTGGGGGCAGAGCCAGTTTATAGATTTGGGATGCAATGGACACACAACACCTTCTCTGTAAGAGAtttctgggagctgggctgatAACCAGACCCCAGCAGACTGAGAATGGTCACAGTAGTTGCATTGAAGTTGCTTCTCTGTACAGATCTCAGAatatcccagagctgccaggctgaAACTTAGTCCATTTCACCAAAATTGAAGACCACCATGAATATTGGGATCACAGTATGCCAGTGTCACATGTAATGATGAATCCACGGTGCGTTAAAACCTTAATTTTGTTGaatgcagcagctctctgaaaGGAGGGTCATATTTGTCAACTACAGTGCATCAACCAAAATGAGGCAGTGGACTGGTCCTTCACAGATTTACCCATATCTACCCTGCTCATCAACTGAACTGCTGTGCTATTTTTAGTTTGATGCATTTGTATTCAAGAGCGGCCTTCAATAAAAAAAGTCTAAAATTGGCTACAGtctaatagtaataaaaaaaaaaaaaacaaaaaaaacccaaaacttgaAACTGAGAACACTGTaaacattttagaaaattaGCCAATGATTCTTTATTAATAAGTGACAGAAAGTAAAAATACAATCAAAAGTTTTTTCAAAACCCATTTCTAAAGCAAACATACCAAAAAAAGAATCATGCcactctgaattttttttttaaaccattaaAAGAACATTAGGTAAGGTAATGCAACAGCTGTCTGAGCTACTGCTTCCATAGAATAATCCATAACAGTAAAAACAGCTTTTTCAGGCATTTTAGTGCAATTTATGCTGTTTACAggtcttttttcctttgaattctCCATAATTTAGTATCAAATGATATCACTCTAGCTTATAAAATCTCCACTAATTCAAGACAACTCTACTTAGCAGTAACTTCATTTCCTTTCAGGACTAATATCAAAGTAGTTGTTTTGAATCCCAACATGATAAGTATCTAATAGAAGCCTGAAGCTATTCTAGTGCTATACAAGTAGTGATGTATAATTGAACATTAAGTAATCCAAGTAATAGAAGTCATAGGTCAGCTGTCTCTCCTCCTTAGACAACTCCTTTAAATATTGCCTCACTACTTCTGTACTTGTTCTCTCATCAGAGGAATGTCTGTCTTTGAATTTAGGGAACTTCAGATTGGCTGGAGCACCTACCAGCTGCAGAAAGTAATTAGCATCTTCTTCCAGGGTTTCAAACTTTCCTATAAAGTCATAGTTGATGAGGCAGGGATAGCAGAGCTTGCTGACTTGCTCCCAGTGAATGTCCATTCCTATTGGTCGGCGGGAGTCCAACAAATATTGGATAAACTCCTTGAACTTAACTCCTGATCCTGTTTTCAGTGCTTCTTCATCTGCATTCTGTCTATACTTTTTAATTATTGCCTTCCCAAATACCGGATGGTAATAGCTGTTTGGATGCTCAAACTTATCCCTGAAGGCAGATACCAGTCTTTCCATAGGATCACGTACAAATATGAACTTGGTGTACATGTTCAAGCGTGTGTAGATCCCTTTTAGGTCATAACTGTCCAATTTCCTCAGGTGCTTTCCGTAGTGCACATCATCATGGGAGATGTTGTTTGCTGAAGCAGTGAGTCCACTGAGCACCATGAGGACCCTTTTCCAGTTGGAGCAGCCTGCTTTTGGCACTTCACAGTACAGAACCTTGTGCCTGTCCTCTACATAAATCCTTGACACCAGGTGCACCAGGTGGGTTTGCAGCTTCTTTCTGCTGTTGTATTTCCTACAAAAGTCCTGAAGGAAGGCCCTGCGCTTTTCCTGGGTGCTGCCTGTGTCCTGCCACTCACCACCCTTGACAAATGTCTTGTTTAAtgggtgcagagcaggaggtAAATACACCCCTCTGAACCAGCTCAGAGAGGACTCACTTGtcttctgctgctcagggagccGGCTCCCCGAGGAGGCAGCCACCACAGCTAAAGGGTCAGCCCTGCCCCGCCAGGGCCTGCTCCTTGAGACAGCCATCCCATGGTTACTGAGGCCCACAGGAGCACTTCTCCTCCACACTGCTTTCCTTGGCATCCCCAGAGGCTGGAGCGTGAAGTCCTGCAAACGTGGAAAGGATCAGAGCTTAGAGCACAgtgacagcccagcccagcccgctcatgttgcagcagcagcaaggatgGTGAGGTGTGCTTGTAACCAAGCCACATCTGGCACTAAAAAGTCCCTTTTGAATTGCTTGATCAATACACCTAATTTAGGAACAAGCTGGGCTAATTACTGAAATACATGCTTCTGAAGATTACCTGTTAGCACACAGTAGGTCTTCctacaaaaataaatagctCAAGTTACACCTCTTAAGAAATCAAAAGTGGctcacacagcagggctgataGTCCTGCTAGGGGTGGCCAGGCACTTTTCTCTACTGAGCACATtttcccctgtgccagcactggcACTGGTGGAGTTGCACGGTCATTCTCTGGAGTGCACTGGCACAATCACAGTAACAGGTGATGGATCTACTCCCACCACTGAGACTTGGAGCAGGCCTTGTCCCCCAGTGGTGTCAGGGGACAAAACCAGGGCCCCTAAACAGTTGACATCAGTTGGTTTGAGCAGGGTGTAGTGACAGAAAAAATCATCCCTCCAAAATGGTCCTACTCCTACCTGCACACAGAGACATGATGGAAATGAATTCACTGGATTGAATGTACATACAGGTGTCTGTGACACAGGTGCCTGCACCTgagctgctttcacagctgatAAGGAAAAATAGATGCCTTTGGAGCCTATTCCATCTGACTTATTTAAACATCAACATAATGATACCAACTAACTAAACATTAACTAGTAACCCTGCAAAGAATGTTAAAGATGAGACTTTCCTTCTAAACATCTCTCTGTATGTCCCCACCCACTGTGCAATCCACAGACTGCAGGAACAGCAAAGCTTGCATCTGTGTTTTGATGTCAGATTCTTCAGGATCTTGTATCATGCAAGTTGACTGAATAATTTCTTGCAATATGGgtatttctgtttgctttttcctgAGTGGATTCTCATGTGTCTGCTAAGCcttgtagatttttttcctcctgttagTAGGCAAGCCTGCTGCATTGGGACACCTCTACAGCTGCTTATTTTCATTACACATCTGGAGAGGGAGGATGCTGGTCAACAGGTTTTTAAACATCTTGTTACAAGTAACAGAAAAATGGTTAGATGGACAGACAAACAGAGACTACCTGACTGCTTCCATGAGGCTAACATTTTTGGCAAGCTACataaaaaggcttttctggAATAAACTGATTAAACATTTACTGGAAAGTTGATTTGTGGACTGGCAGATCACACATGTGGATTTGGGGGGATGATAAAGTTCATAGGCCAATTCAAATAAAGCTGTTAAAAATTCAGAGGAATAATGTAAGAAATTTTAATGAAGGGAGCACAATTTGAATTCTAGTTTGAAAAAAAGCCTATGAAAAAACAAGCAGTTCCAAGGAAAGTTAGCATATGTTGCAGTGTAATAATTTCCcataacaaaaacaaacccaggggATCAGGCTTTTCGGTACTGTTGTAAGCCACTGACAAGCAGGTCTTTATGCCACTGATTTTTGTATTggtgaaaacaaaagaagtgaCTTGTGCAGGACCTGTATGACCATGCCTCCCTGTGAGAGGGGAGGCATGCTGGTGTTTTTAGAGATGCAAAAGGATACTTAATTCATTGGATTTGATGTGGTCCACTTttctaatatatattttttaaaatgtactcTGTCTAatactttattctttaaaacaaataaaatgtataTGTCTAGAGATTTATCCCTTCTGCCCTAGGACAGAAATAATTCAGGAGCTAAGTCAGTGTGTAACAACAGAAAGTAGTGCTAGTAGTAAATCAGGGTATGACTGAGCCCAATGGGAGTTTCAGCATCACAGTGAATGGCAAAGTGCCATTCTTGCAACTGCAGAACCACAGActtacaaataatttaaatgtttttaccTTAAAAGGGAAACCTGGAACTTAAAAAGGTGAGATGAAAAATACGGGACACTCAGAAACCAACTGCACAATACAAGGCTCAACAGAAGTAGGAATAAAAGTGTGTCAGTGCTTAAGTAACTAAAGCTTGTAAGTTCATCAGTGGAACTCTGGTGAGTTTGAAAATTTAGAAGACAGTCTCCAATGATACATGGCTGTACTGGTGTTCCCCAATGCAGAGAAAAAGAGGGCAGTACCTCATGACTTCCTATGGTATGTCACCTGAATTTAGCAGCTCATTTCTGTGCAAAGAAACTTAAACCATCTGAAGTTCAAatcaaagcaaataaaatgaaTCCTGTACTTCAGAGGAAAGTTCAGCCTTCTCAAGCCATCCTGTCACCCTGAactagtggaagatgtcctaGTTCCACTAgaacaggagggaaaaggaCAGACTGAAAGGGATGTGTGGTCCTGATTTTGTTCCATTTCAAAGAGTCTGCCTGGGATCCAGGACAAGCCTTGATGGTAACCCAAGATGGTACCAGAGGAGGGGATTGTATTTTAGTTGCAGAAACTGTAAATGCAGCTGTAGGAATCATTACTAAAACATTTTTATGGGATAAAAAGCTTCAGAGAAGGATGGACAAAACTATTCAGAGAAATCTCAGTACCAATGTAAAGGAACAAATGCATAGTTGGAGGCAATTGGAAGGGGCTCATTCCTAGTGAGATGAGGCAAAAGGAGAAAGAATCATTTAGCAAAAAATGctaaaacagaaagcaaaataaaaaaataatccccaaaagaaaaccaaaacccaaccaagACCCCCACAGGCCTGTCCCTCCCtctctaagccataaaaaaacccctcacacaaaaccccaaaactctaGGGCCAAAGCAATGATGCAAGAAGATCTGAGGACAAAGAACTTATCTGAATctgtaaaatattattatttgctttcctcttccccttctctctgAGACTTTACTTATCCCACTTATGTTGgctaaaatatgtttttatggTCTCCATGAGGGGCAGTATCCTTGCTGGCTGCAACTTGCTCTAAGAATAGGAATGGATAGTGATATTTTCCAAAGGCATAAATGGCTGGTACATTGCCATGGAAGTTTTctaactcaaaaaaaaaaaaaaattaaaaaaagaagaaaaaaagagataaaatctTTCTGTACACTTGCCTGAGTAACTAGATAAGTACATAATAAAGGTGAGATGAATGAAAAGATGAATCAAGCTTTATTTTTCATGAGAAATATTTAACTAGACAGTTTTCTTGGGAAACTAAGAGAAATTGTTTAATAGATAGTGCCATGTTCCTTAAGCAAAGCTGCCTGACAGTCTGACACTTATCTGCATGAAAGAGCTGAAAGCCACACACTCTGAaaggatttaaatattttatgacaCCAGTCTTACATAAAGAGAGCTGCCTTCTTTGGCTTGCTCTTGGTGTCAGTGATGCTTTGTTGTGCATTTTATGACACTTCAAAGATCTGAACAGCTCTATGttgtatctttttcttttccacagcaATAATAGGTAAACAAAAATTTGCAAAACCAATAAACCCTTTTGAAAAACATCCATGTCCATATATCTGCATTCCTAAAAGTCCATCCCACAAGCTGCTGAGCATTGTTGTTCTGAAAACCACCTGAACATACACCAACAACAGGCAGCATGTAGGCAGTGTCAGACACTGACTCTGGACCCAGATCTCCCCATGCAGACAGCCCCTACCAAACTCTTTGAGCCAAGTGTCCAGGACAGGAATGTCCATTTATGGCTTTCCAAAGAGCTGTTAAGGTTGGGAACCAGCTGCCTGGCATGAGAGGTGAACTCTGTGGTTACCTTGGAAAGATGCAAGGCTGTCCTTGAGACATGCTGACAACCTGTGCAGCAGGCTGCATACATTTAGTCTGAGAATTAAAAACAGGGAAGTGTTGAACCTTTGCCAGTAATTGTGCAAACTGTCCTCTGTTCACATAAACACATTTGAAAGTTAAGAAGTGGCCATGAGCCTCTAGAAGTGGCCATTTATAAGAGTAGAAGGCCCTGTCTCACTTTAGCTAGGCTGGAATGGaagacagatttaaaaatgagtttaaatttggggaaaaagtGGAATTAATAGAATATTTCTGTGATGTGTGGCTACTGGCAGGCAACTCAGTAAAGCTGTTGAAACAAAAGGCATTTTAGAGTCATTAATGAgttcatggattttttttgtcacatttttattgctgtagattccctgctcctccccattCATAAAAGGATTTCTCCTCACTGTAAAAAGAAGTAGCCAATACTTTCTTTTACACACATTGAAGCTGTCTTTTCCTTTAATACCTTCACAAGCCACTGAGGTAGAAGAGATTGACTACTGCCAAGAATGTTTAAGACTCATCCAATTATGCTTTGTGGTGATTTTACAATGCACGGGTGAGATCTCATCTAGGCAGTTTGCAATTAGAGCAACTCACCACGCAAAAAGATAATGATGCATTGGAAAGTCTGATATTCCAGGGCTGATTTACAAAGATTTAATGGCTGCAGTGCAAACAGTGCTGTTTCCTAAATGCCTTAGTGCTGGATATTCAGCTTTACTAAcaagaataataaaattaaataagcCCAACAGATAACATAGCATGAAGAAtagcaaaggaaagaaatattctgttttcttgtGCTTTTCTCTGATGCCAACTTACTGTTTACCTAGGATCTCTCTACAGAAAATCAACAAAGAGTAATTTAAGACAAGGTTCATTTTCCAGTTCACACTCAGACTCTAAAATGATCAAAGAGCACACAGAAATGAGTCTCTTAATTTAGGTTTTTAGTGGAATACTGGAGGACTATAAAACAAACATCCTCCTACTTGGATGATAGGTATCTATGAGTCTTTGAAAACTTTGGAACCAGTAGTTTCAGCCTAAAACCTCAAGTATTTCACATAATGGTTGGAGGGGGCTCTGAGCAAACTGATTTAGTTCAAgttgtccctgctcattgcaggaggATTGGACTAAGTGATCTTtgaaaggtcccttccaactcaaactgttctgtgattctgtgattctgtgataattttTGGGCACACTTAGAAGAATCTCTTAATCAGAGGACCAGGACTGTGGCAGATAGCTCAGTCTTGGTGTGCAGTTTAAATATGAGGAAAAGTTTGCATGATTCCTATTTTCAGCAAGCCAGTGAATCCCGGATCTGTTACTACCTCACTTCAGCTGTACAAGCATGAAGAGCTGTACTTGCATGTGTGAATTTTCTTAAGCCTGCCAAAAGGAGAGATTATCCTAACTTCTTTTGTGCTAGAAGACTGTTTGGAAAACGTAATACAGAGTGATCAGATTCCTCTACTACTACTATGCTACCTGAGCTAACATGTAAATATGCTCAGAACTCTCCCATATCATAGCAATCGTTTAGTGTAATGTTGGTGAGCTAAACAGAGATCCACAGGATCTCCCAATGGAGAAGCTATTTATGCTGCCCACAAgtgacagaaaatatttgctgaTGAGGTGCTTCACCTTCTGTGCAGTGGAGATAAACCTCTTGATTCATCACTTGTGCTTGTATCAGCTACTCCAAAGATAATAGGCAGCACTAACCCCTCACCTCCCAGAGGAGCCATGAATTTTTGGCTTATCTAATTTATTCAGGGCATATCACTGATGGTACATTCCTCAAAAGCCAGAGGCAAGACCTTACTGACACAGACACCACATTTTCCTATGAGATATGTATCCCTAAAACACATGTACTTGTACCAAGCATCTCTAAGATTACTAAACAggttgagggggaaaaaaataagaaaaaagagaatacAAGATACTCAGAACTTCCTTCAGAGACTAAGAGGCAAACCTCATAGTTTGTAGCTGAATTACAATTAGGTTCAAAGGAGATCCTTGTGAACTCTGAGCCAGACACAAAATAGAATAACTGATcatagtaagaaaaaaaatactgcaggTAAATTTTAATTAACAGATGCCAGTAATTTTAAATACTGCTTttcaaaacacagctttgtaaATCTAACCATTGCTCCTAGAATCTGTTAGCAGAAAGTCCAGCATCTCATTGCACGGTGACTTGGAGTTATGGCAAGGATACAGACCAAGATAGTGAAgaaggaaagggcagagggaaagagaagtttttttctttttatatggTGTGGCCAAATGTCAGTGATCGGTGTGGAAAAATTTGAAGGGAGAGCCCCAGCCCAGAGATGGTTTTGGAGGAGAACAACCCAGGCCCACAGGCAGTGGGGAAAGTGGAGAGGCCCAATGGGGTAAGATAAATAGTAACATCATCACAAGTATGGTAGTGTACTGAAtaaggagagaggagaaatcCATTTTTCTTTGGCTGAGACCCCATAGATACCCAGCTCCTGGCTTTCCACCagcctcccctcctctccctgccctgtcctgatCTACAGAAAGCACTAAGTCATGCTAATGAGGCAAGACAGTCTGCACGAGCCGCTTCCACAAGCTGATTCACATGGTCAGCAACTTGAATGAAGGAAATTAAGCTCTAATTTACTTGCCAATTCGTGATCAAATCTGGAATTAACTCCCTCCTGTTTCCACCTTCACAGTCAAAGCATATGGATTCTCAAAGCATGCTTTGAATGGGAGGAATAAGAAAGATCAAGGCATAAATAATAGAAAGAGTAGCAATAAAGATGCTATTATTATCAGAAACTGAGTTTTGTGTGACAGATTAAAGATTCAGCAATACAAATGCAACCAAGtatagcaaataaaaaaagcacTCCACTCCCTTATTGCTAATAAATACATAATAGGGAAGGTCAGTTGATAGCAATAATAAATTGGTTTCAGGATAGCGCAATGCTGATGCTGCTTGTCTTGCCTTCTGATAACAGTTTTATGGTGCTGGTTCTTTGCACTATAACTTACAGACTTGAAA is part of the Ammospiza nelsoni isolate bAmmNel1 chromosome 1, bAmmNel1.pri, whole genome shotgun sequence genome and encodes:
- the CHST9 gene encoding carbohydrate sulfotransferase 9 isoform X1 encodes the protein MNLRQVFVSVLLFGVAGLLLFMYLQAWIEEHHTESGKKLQQETINQDFTLQPLGMPRKAVWRRSAPVGLSNHGMAVSRSRPWRGRADPLAVVAASSGSRLPEQQKTSESSLSWFRGVYLPPALHPLNKTFVKGGEWQDTGSTQEKRRAFLQDFCRKYNSRKKLQTHLVHLVSRIYVEDRHKVLYCEVPKAGCSNWKRVLMVLSGLTASANNISHDDVHYGKHLRKLDSYDLKGIYTRLNMYTKFIFVRDPMERLVSAFRDKFEHPNSYYHPVFGKAIIKKYRQNADEEALKTGSGVKFKEFIQYLLDSRRPIGMDIHWEQVSKLCYPCLINYDFIGKFETLEEDANYFLQLVGAPANLKFPKFKDRHSSDERTSTEVVRQYLKELSKEERQLTYDFYYLDYLMFNYTSLLV
- the CHST9 gene encoding carbohydrate sulfotransferase 9 isoform X2, producing MPRKAVWRRSAPVGLSNHGMAVSRSRPWRGRADPLAVVAASSGSRLPEQQKTSESSLSWFRGVYLPPALHPLNKTFVKGGEWQDTGSTQEKRRAFLQDFCRKYNSRKKLQTHLVHLVSRIYVEDRHKVLYCEVPKAGCSNWKRVLMVLSGLTASANNISHDDVHYGKHLRKLDSYDLKGIYTRLNMYTKFIFVRDPMERLVSAFRDKFEHPNSYYHPVFGKAIIKKYRQNADEEALKTGSGVKFKEFIQYLLDSRRPIGMDIHWEQVSKLCYPCLINYDFIGKFETLEEDANYFLQLVGAPANLKFPKFKDRHSSDERTSTEVVRQYLKELSKEERQLTYDFYYLDYLMFNYTSLLV